The Nitrospirota bacterium genome includes a window with the following:
- a CDS encoding toxin-antitoxin system HicB family antitoxin gives MSALSLRLPESIHRHIREIAKKEKVSINQFISSAVAEKISALLTEDYLKARAKRAKKEDFRRILAKVPSRRPIPGDEL, from the coding sequence ATGAGCGCTTTGAGTTTGAGATTGCCGGAATCAATTCATCGTCATATCAGGGAAATTGCAAAAAAAGAAAAGGTGTCTATTAACCAATTTATTTCATCGGCAGTGGCAGAGAAAATTTCTGCTTTGTTAACGGAAGACTATTTGAAGGCAAGGGCAAAAAGAGCAAAGAAAGAAGATTTCAGGAGAATATTAGCTAAGGTTCCAAGCCGTAGACCAATCCCCGGCGATGAACTATAA
- a CDS encoding putative toxin-antitoxin system toxin component, PIN family produces the protein MPDKKARIVLDTNVLYSGLYSSKGASFRVLQAIENGKLKIIISTTLLFEYEDVLKRNQMALGLSNHDTEKILNYFCLVSEHQKIYFLWRPRLSDPKDDHILELAIASGTKLIVTHNTKDFRGAEGFGVKSITPKELMEEIL, from the coding sequence ATGCCCGATAAAAAAGCGCGGATAGTTCTTGATACGAATGTGCTTTACTCAGGACTTTATTCATCAAAGGGCGCTTCTTTTAGGGTATTACAGGCGATAGAAAACGGAAAGCTTAAAATAATTATTTCTACAACTTTGCTGTTTGAATATGAAGACGTTCTCAAAAGGAATCAGATGGCGTTAGGTTTATCAAACCACGATACAGAGAAGATATTAAATTATTTTTGTCTGGTAAGCGAACATCAAAAGATATATTTCCTGTGGCGCCCTCGTCTGTCTGACCCTAAAGATGATCATATATTGGAATTAGCCATTGCTTCAGGGACTAAGCTTATTGTGACTCACAATACGAAAGATTTCAGAGGGGCAGAGGGTTTTGGCGTAAAATCAATAACACCTAAAGAATTAATGGAGGAAATATTATGA
- a CDS encoding tyrosine-type recombinase/integrase, protein MAAGCAGVFLEDQLERKYPRAAKDFVWQWFFPQQSLTFVAETKERRRYHLHEKHVQEALYEAVRRAKLTKRITSHTFRRSFATHLLQANYDIRTIQTLLGHSDVRTTMIYTHCVPSKTVKEMKSPLDF, encoded by the coding sequence ATTGCGGCGGGCTGCGCGGGCGTGTTTCTTGAGGATCAACTTGAAAGGAAATATCCGAGAGCCGCGAAGGATTTTGTCTGGCAATGGTTCTTTCCACAGCAATCATTGACCTTTGTGGCGGAAACGAAAGAGCGGCGGCGGTACCATTTGCATGAAAAGCATGTACAGGAAGCTCTTTACGAGGCTGTCAGGCGGGCGAAGCTCACCAAGCGTATTACGTCACACACCTTTCGCCGCAGTTTTGCCACGCACCTGCTTCAGGCTAATTACGACATACGGACAATCCAGACACTGCTCGGTCACAGTGATGTCAGAACTACTATGATTTACACTCACTGCGTGCCGAGCAAAACTGTAAAAGAGATGAAGAGCCCGCTGGATTTTTAA
- a CDS encoding sigma-54-dependent Fis family transcriptional regulator: protein MEKILVVDDEKGVCYSFKRILGSHGYDVITALSGHEAVEKAGNEHPNLVIMDVTMPDIGGLETLKRLKSHNPNLTVIIMTAYSTSEKAITAMKYGAYDFITKPVDNAQLISLVEKAIAAGKMTIPVTFEGTAQEGERIIGKSPGMLAIYKKIGQIAESDVTVLLRGETGTGKELIARAIYHDSKRINKPFLPVNCAAIPETLLESELFGYEKGAFTGAENRKIGKFEQCDRGTMFLDEIGDMPLSLQSKLLRVLQDGCLQRLGGKELIKTDVRIIAATNKNLESLINIGKFRDDLYWRLNVVSISIPPLRERKEDIEELVQYFIRKYNKELGKDVKGMSPELLKEFKGYYWHGNVRELQSIVQHCMLLCQKDVIASEDCEWLSQIKLSGEKAVDIEKTLADVAGEFLLRGGMDIYKEAVANFEHLMVKKALELTKNNQVMAAKLLGISRNTLREKLGKQESD from the coding sequence ATGGAAAAGATACTTGTTGTTGATGACGAAAAAGGGGTTTGCTACTCGTTCAAGAGAATTCTTGGAAGTCACGGCTATGATGTCATCACGGCACTTAGCGGACATGAGGCGGTTGAAAAGGCGGGCAATGAGCACCCGAATCTTGTTATCATGGATGTGACAATGCCTGACATCGGCGGCCTTGAAACGCTTAAGAGGTTAAAGTCTCACAATCCGAACCTCACTGTAATAATCATGACGGCTTACAGCACTTCTGAAAAGGCAATAACGGCAATGAAGTACGGCGCATACGATTTTATCACTAAACCTGTTGACAATGCCCAGTTAATTTCGCTTGTGGAAAAAGCTATTGCGGCGGGGAAAATGACCATTCCTGTAACATTTGAAGGAACTGCACAAGAAGGAGAAAGAATTATTGGCAAAAGCCCTGGAATGCTTGCGATATACAAAAAAATAGGGCAGATAGCAGAAAGTGATGTTACAGTACTTTTAAGGGGAGAGACTGGCACAGGCAAGGAACTGATAGCACGAGCTATTTACCACGATAGTAAAAGGATCAATAAACCGTTTTTGCCGGTTAATTGCGCGGCTATTCCTGAGACCCTGCTTGAGAGCGAACTTTTCGGATATGAGAAGGGGGCTTTTACAGGCGCTGAAAACAGAAAGATTGGCAAGTTTGAGCAGTGCGACAGAGGCACGATGTTTCTTGATGAAATCGGGGATATGCCGCTGTCACTTCAATCAAAATTGCTGAGAGTCCTTCAGGATGGATGTTTGCAACGGCTTGGTGGAAAAGAGCTGATTAAGACAGATGTCAGAATAATAGCCGCCACAAACAAGAATCTTGAATCATTGATAAATATAGGTAAGTTCAGAGACGACCTTTATTGGCGCTTGAATGTTGTAAGCATAAGCATCCCGCCTCTTAGAGAAAGAAAAGAGGATATAGAAGAGCTTGTTCAGTATTTCATAAGGAAATACAACAAAGAACTCGGCAAGGACGTAAAAGGAATGTCACCTGAACTGCTTAAGGAATTTAAAGGCTATTACTGGCATGGAAATGTAAGAGAGCTTCAAAGCATTGTACAGCACTGCATGCTTTTGTGTCAGAAGGACGTAATTGCTTCTGAAGACTGCGAATGGCTGTCACAGATAAAACTCTCAGGTGAAAAGGCGGTTGATATTGAAAAGACGCTTGCTGATGTCGCAGGCGAATTTCTGCTCAGAGGCGGGATGGACATATATAAAGAAGCGGTTGCAAACTTTGAGCATCTTATGGTTAAAAAGGCGCTTGAGCTGACAAAAAACAATCAGGTCATGGCGGCAAAGTTACTCGGCATATCAAGAAATACCCTCAGGGAAAAGCTCGGCAAACAGGAGTCGGATTAA